A genome region from Rhipicephalus microplus isolate Deutch F79 unplaced genomic scaffold, USDA_Rmic scaffold_15, whole genome shotgun sequence includes the following:
- the LOC142784712 gene encoding uncharacterized protein LOC142784712: MRLGPQQGVLLENEAEFEMSRYMQPYEVSWDMGLYLRLFERKCRQLSCERDTWSQKILTVLPCEAVDVVARLSEQHANNYEAVKAELIRRFGNSVSKKKERLAPESESKARHKALAVEARHEALETEMVPEKGPRILESIKVEHVENEALAGLEVGTMSKDAPCVDEESASSPNGPSKKLETFFVPQEDVSTSSNVGNVSAVAKQSENATLQECSDAIGEGPVIGFISIDKDNLAQQFVVTQSSNSVSGREDLAQAPTSFPTPQFPTRHDDGIERKEARKHR; encoded by the coding sequence atgaggttgggaccccagcaaggagtacttctcgaaaatgaggcagagttcgagatgtctaggtacatgcagccatatgaggtatcatgggatatgggcctgtatcttagactctttgaacgaaagtgtaggcaACTGTCGTGTGAGCGAGACACGTGGTCTCAGAAGatactcacggttctgccctgcgaggcagtggatgttgttgcgcgactcagtgagcagcacgcgaacaactacgaagctgtgaaagcagagctaatcagaagatttggaaattctgttagcaaaaagaaagaaagactcgcaccggagtctgaaagcAAGGCGCGTCACAAAGCGCTGGCAGTTGAGGCGCGTCATGAAGCGCTAGAAACAGAGATGGTGCCAGAGaagggcccgcgtattctagaatcCATCAAGGTAGAgcatgtagagaacgaggccttggccggtctggaggtagggacgatgtcgaaagacgctccttgcgtggatgaggaaagtgccagcagccctaatgggcccagtaagaagctggaaaccttcttcgtgcctcaagaggatgtttcgacatcgtcaaatgtaggcaatGTTAGCGCAGTTGCTAAACAGAGTGagaacgcgacgcttcaggagtgcagcgatgctatcggagagggcccagttattggtttcatcagcattgacaaagataatttggcccaaCAGTTCGTCGTGACGCAGAGTTCGAACAGCGTTAGCGGGAGGGAAGACCtagcacaagctccaacgagcttcccgacgcctcagttcccgacgcgacatgatgatggcatcgagagaaaggaggcaagaaaacatcgctaa